In one Micromonospora polyrhachis genomic region, the following are encoded:
- a CDS encoding acetyl-CoA C-acetyltransferase translates to MPEAVIVAATRSPIGRANKGSLTDVRPDDLAATIVRAALDAVPQLDPHQIDDLMLGTGQPAGEQGYNLARVVATLLGFDHLPGTTVNRYCSSSLQTTRMAFHAIRAGEGDIFVSAGVESVSRYAHGRSDGLPETTNPRFATARDRSARRASVPGAESWQDPREYGELPDVYLAMGQTAENVAQLRGVSRARQDAFAVRSQNRAEQAIANGFWAREITPISRPDGTVVTADDGPRPGVTLPAVAALKPVFRPDGTVTAGNACPLNDGAAALVIMSDVRARELGIDPLARIVATGLSALSPEIMGLGPVEASRRALNRAGMSISDIDLVEINEAFAVQVVASADELGVDFDRLNVNGGAIAVGHPFGMTGARITTTLLNSLHWHDKTIGLETMCVGGGQGMAMIVERLG, encoded by the coding sequence ATGCCCGAAGCTGTCATCGTCGCCGCTACCCGCTCCCCCATCGGCCGCGCCAACAAGGGCTCCCTGACCGACGTACGCCCCGACGATCTCGCGGCGACGATCGTGCGGGCCGCACTGGACGCGGTACCGCAGCTCGATCCACACCAGATCGACGACCTCATGCTCGGCACCGGTCAACCCGCCGGCGAGCAGGGTTACAACCTGGCCCGGGTGGTCGCCACCCTGCTCGGCTTCGACCACCTGCCCGGCACCACGGTCAACCGGTACTGCTCCTCCTCGCTACAGACCACCCGGATGGCGTTCCACGCCATCCGGGCCGGCGAGGGAGACATCTTCGTCTCCGCCGGGGTCGAATCCGTCTCCCGATACGCCCACGGCCGCAGTGACGGGCTACCCGAGACCACCAACCCGCGCTTCGCCACGGCCCGGGATCGCAGCGCACGCCGCGCCAGCGTCCCGGGTGCGGAGTCGTGGCAGGATCCCCGGGAGTACGGCGAGTTGCCCGACGTCTACCTCGCGATGGGACAGACCGCGGAGAACGTCGCTCAGCTCCGAGGCGTGAGTCGGGCCCGGCAGGACGCGTTCGCGGTCCGCTCGCAGAACCGCGCCGAGCAGGCGATCGCCAACGGCTTCTGGGCCCGGGAGATCACCCCGATCTCCCGACCGGACGGCACGGTCGTCACCGCCGACGACGGCCCACGGCCGGGGGTCACCCTGCCGGCGGTGGCCGCACTGAAGCCGGTCTTCCGCCCGGACGGTACGGTGACCGCCGGCAATGCCTGCCCCCTGAACGACGGCGCGGCCGCCCTGGTGATCATGTCCGACGTTCGGGCCCGCGAACTGGGCATCGACCCGCTGGCCCGGATCGTCGCCACCGGGCTCTCCGCCCTCTCTCCGGAGATCATGGGCCTCGGCCCGGTCGAGGCGTCCCGCCGGGCACTGAACCGAGCCGGCATGTCCATATCAGACATCGATCTAGTGGAGATCAACGAAGCGTTCGCGGTGCAGGTGGTGGCAAGCGCGGACGAGTTGGGCGTCGATTTCGACCGGTTGAACGTCAACGGCGGGGCGATCGCCGTCGGCCACCCGTTCGGGATGACCGGCGCCCGGATCACCACCACCCTGCTCAACTCGCTGCACTGGCACGACAAGACGATCGGGCTGGAAACCATGTGCGTCGGCGGCGGCCAGGGCATGGCGATGATCGTCGAGCGACTGGGCTGA
- a CDS encoding ABC transporter substrate-binding protein has protein sequence MQRIAHRALAIATSAVLVTALAACGSDEGGPAGGNVPGVTDTEILVGTHMPLTGPASAGYSKIAPATKAYFDHVNANGGVHGRKINYKIMDDGYNPATTQQVVRELVLQDKVFAILNGLGTPPHSGVLDFLNNSKVPDLFVASGSRAWNAPTRYPYTFGFNTDYTVEGKILATYIKSNLAGQKVCFFGQGDDFGEDSLAGVEQVLGASTVAVKKTYVTSNTNVAPQLGELKAGGCQVVVLATVPGFTSLAIGTAARLGFKPTWLVSGVGGDYPTLAAQLGENKGLLEGMLGVNYLPSAAASDDQWTALFRKINDERNGGAAFDGNIVYGMAVGYLFVQALLAAGKNLTRQGLIDAIERGGFKGPGLAPLRFSKENHSGYGGMRMIKVEQGKQDYFGPTYETDSAGGPVNEYPEAPPAPPANGIPTS, from the coding sequence ATGCAGCGCATCGCGCACCGCGCACTCGCGATCGCCACCTCCGCCGTACTGGTCACGGCCCTGGCGGCCTGTGGGAGCGACGAAGGCGGCCCGGCCGGAGGCAACGTCCCCGGCGTCACCGACACCGAGATCCTGGTCGGCACGCACATGCCGCTGACCGGCCCGGCCTCGGCCGGCTACTCGAAGATCGCACCGGCGACCAAGGCGTACTTCGACCACGTCAACGCCAACGGTGGCGTCCACGGTCGCAAGATCAACTACAAGATCATGGATGACGGGTACAACCCGGCCACCACCCAGCAGGTGGTCCGCGAGCTGGTCCTGCAGGACAAGGTCTTCGCCATCCTCAACGGGCTGGGCACGCCACCACACAGCGGTGTGCTCGACTTCCTGAACAACAGCAAGGTGCCGGATCTCTTCGTCGCCTCCGGTAGCCGGGCCTGGAACGCGCCGACGCGATACCCGTACACCTTCGGGTTCAACACCGACTACACCGTCGAGGGCAAGATCCTTGCTACCTACATCAAGAGCAACCTTGCTGGTCAGAAGGTCTGCTTCTTCGGTCAGGGCGACGATTTCGGTGAGGACAGCCTGGCCGGGGTGGAGCAGGTATTGGGCGCATCCACTGTGGCGGTCAAGAAGACCTACGTCACCAGCAACACCAACGTGGCCCCGCAGCTCGGTGAGTTGAAGGCCGGCGGTTGCCAGGTGGTCGTACTGGCCACCGTCCCAGGCTTCACCTCGCTGGCGATCGGCACCGCGGCCCGGCTCGGGTTCAAGCCGACGTGGCTGGTCTCCGGGGTGGGCGGTGACTACCCGACGCTCGCCGCGCAGCTCGGGGAGAACAAGGGCCTCCTGGAGGGGATGCTCGGGGTCAACTACCTTCCCTCGGCGGCAGCCAGTGACGACCAGTGGACTGCGCTCTTCCGCAAGATCAATGATGAGCGGAACGGGGGTGCTGCCTTCGACGGCAACATCGTCTACGGCATGGCGGTCGGCTATCTCTTCGTACAGGCGCTGCTTGCCGCCGGCAAGAACCTGACCCGGCAGGGCCTGATCGACGCGATCGAGCGGGGCGGCTTCAAAGGCCCTGGTCTGGCTCCGCTCCGGTTCTCCAAGGAGAACCATTCCGGATATGGCGGAATGCGCATGATCAAGGTGGAGCAGGGGAAGCAGGACTACTTCGGGCCCACCTACGAGACCGACTCGGCCGGCGGGCCGGTCAACGAGTATCCGGAAGCGCCGCCGGCACCCCCGGCGAACGGGATCCCGACCTCCTGA